The Myotis daubentonii chromosome 9, mMyoDau2.1, whole genome shotgun sequence genome has a segment encoding these proteins:
- the LOC132240932 gene encoding olfactory receptor 10A3 → MKRRNQSSVAEFILLGFSNFPELQEQLFGVFLVVYLVTLMGNAIIVVIISLEQSLHVPMYLFLLNLSVVDVSFSAVIMPQMLVVLSTEKTSISFASCFAQMYFLLLFGGTECFLLGAMAYDRFAAICHPLSYPMLMNKRVFMKLVMFSWVSGVIVATVQTTWVFSFPFCGPNKLNHLFCETPPVLELACADTFLFEIYAFTGTILIVMVPFLLILLSYIRILFAILKMPSTTGRQKAFSTCASHLTSVTLFYGTASMTYLQPKSGYSPETKKLMSLAYTLLTPLLNPLIYTLRNSEMKRALMKFWRRKVDLHTF, encoded by the coding sequence ATGAAAAGGCGGAATCAAAGCTCTGTGGCTGAATTCATCCTCTTGGGCTTTTCTAACTTTCCTGAGCTCCAAGAGCAGCTCTTTGGGGTTTTCTTGGTTGTTTACCTGGTGACTCTGATGGGAAATGCCATCATCGTAGTCATCATCTCCCTGGAACAGAGCCTCCACGTTCCCATGTACCTGTTCCTCCTGAACTTGTCTGTGGTGGATGTGAGTTTCAGTGCAGTCATTATGCCTCAAATGCTGGTGGTTCTCTCCACTGAGAAAACGTCAATTTCATTTGCGAGTTGTTTTGCACAGAtgtatttccttcttctttttggTGGGACCGAATGCTTTCTCCTGGGGGCAATGGCTTATGATAGATTTGCTGCAATCTGCCATCCTCTGAGCTACCCAATGCTTATGAACAAAAGGGTTTTCATGAAATTAGTAATGTTCTCATGGGTCTCAGGGGTCATCGTGGCTACTGTGCAGACTACGTGGGTTTTTAGTTTTCCCTTTTGTGGCCCTAATAAACTCAATCATCTCTTCTGTGAGACACCCCCAGTGCTGGAGCTTGCATGTGCAGACACCTTTTTGTTTGAAATCTATGCATTCACTGGCACCATTTTGATCGTCATGGTTCCTTTCTTGTTGATACTCTTATCTTACATTCGAATCCTCTTTGCCATCCTGAAGATGCCATCAACCACTGGGAGACAAAAGGCCTTTTCCACCTGTGCCtcccatctcacatctgtcaccCTCTTCTATGGCACAGCCAGTATGACTTACTTACAACCCAAATCTGGCTACTCCCCAGAAACCAAGAAACTGATGTCATTGGCTTACACATTGCTTACACCTCTGCTGAATCCACTAATCTACACCTTGCGAAACAGTGAGATGAAAAGAGCTTTGATGAAATTCTGGCGAAGAAAAGTAGATTTGCACACATTCTGA
- the LOC132242204 gene encoding olfactory receptor 10A3-like isoform X1: MNRQNQSSVAEFILLGFSNFPELQEQLFGVFLIIYLATLMGNAIIIVIISLEQSLHVPMYLFLLNLSVVDVSFSAVIMPQMLVVLSTEKMSISFASCFAQMYFILFFGGAECFLLGAMAYDRFAAICHPLSYPMLMNKRVFMKLVMFSWVSGVIVATVQTTWVFSFPFCGPSEINHISCETPPVLELACADTFLFEIYAFTGTILIIMVPFLLILLSYIRILFAILKMPSTTGRQKAFSTCASHLTSVTLFYGTASMTYLQPKSGYSPETKKLMSLAYSLLTPLLNPLIYTLRNSEMKRALQRSISKKVSLNSIP, from the exons ATGAACAGGCAGAATCAAAGCTCTGTGGCTGAATTCATCCTCTTGGGCTTTTCTAACTTTCCTGAGCTCCAAGAGCAGCTCTTTGGGGTTTTCTTGATTATTTACCTGGCGACCCTGATGGGAAATGCCATCATCATAGTCATCATCTCCCTGGAACAGAGCCTCCACGTTCCCATGTACCTGTTCCTCCTGAACTTGTCTGTGGTGGATGTGAGTTTCAGTGCAGTCATTATGCCTCAAATGCTGGTGGTTCTCTCCACTGAGAAAATGTCAATTTCATTTGCGAGTTGTTTTGCACAGatgtatttcattcttttctttggtGGGGCTGAATGTTTTCTCCTGGGGGCAATGGCTTATGACAGATTTGCTGCAATCTGCCATCCTCTGAGCTACCCAATGCTTATGAACAAAAGGGTTTTCATGAAATTAGTAATGTTCTCATGGGTCTCAGGGGTCATCGTGGCTACTGTGCAAACTACGTGGGTTTTTAGTTTTCCCTTTTGTGGCCCTAGTGAGATCAACCATATCTCTTGTGAGACGCCCCCAGTGCTGGAGCTTGCATGTGCAGACACCTTTTTATTTGAAATCTATGCATTCACTGGCACCATTTTGATCATCATGGTTCCTTTCTTGTTGATACTCTTGTCTTACATTCGAATCCTCTTTGCCATCCTGAAGATGCCATCAACCACTGGGAGACAAAAGGCCTTTTCCACCTGTGCCTCCCATCTCACGTCTGTCACCCTCTTCTATGGCACAGCCAGTATGACTTATTTACAACCCAAATCTGGCTACTCCCCAGAAACCAAGAAACTGATGTCATTGGCTTACTCACTTCTCACGCCTCTGCTGAATCCACTGATCTACACCTTGCGAAACAGTGAGATGAAAAGAGCTTTG CAAAGAAGCATCAGCAAAAAAGTTTCATTGAATTCTATTCCTTGA
- the NLRP10 gene encoding NACHT, LRR and PYD domains-containing protein 10: MALALTSNPQEALLLALSDLDENDFKILKFHLRDRTLLGGQGLARGELEGLSRVDLASRLVLRYGAQEAVKMVCKVLQVMNLLELVDQLSHICLNDYRETYREYIRCLEERQEEGVSRTYNQLLLVATASLGSPEPEQEQGSVTVEALFDPGEMPTPGPATVVLQGPAGTGKTTLARKMVLDWATGTLYKDRFDYVFYVSCREVVLLPEGTLDQLLLWCCGDSKAPVTEIRRQPERLLFILDGYDELQRPFAKRLKRLGPSPAQDTLRRLIRREVLPTCSLLITTRPLALRNLQSLLRQPRHVHVRGFSEESREKYVQSYFTDGEQAQKAFDFIRGNEVLYQACLVPGICWVVCSWLKGQMERGGEVSETPSSGTDIFMAYVSTFLPPSDNEDPSELTRDRVLRGLCSLAAEGIQHQRFLFEEADLRKHSLDGPSLAAFLSSQDYQEGLDIKKFYSFRHISFQEFFHAMSYLMKEDQSQLGEESLREVNRLLGDREQAAGEEMTLSMQFLLDISKKESSSNLELTFCFKISPSIKQDLKNFKEQMSSLKHSKTWEWDFFLNEAKMKSLANCVQMSNVAIRMEHSNEKKSHSKSSFSVKTSLSDAKKEERKCLVVNEGNVAGTQKQAANGKSRGKRN, encoded by the exons atggccctggccctgaccagCAACCCACAGGAGGCATTGCTTTTGGCCTTGAGTGACCTTGATGAAAATGACTTCAAGATATTAAAGTTCCACTTACGGGACAGAACCCTGCTTGGGGGCCAGGGGCTGGCCCGAGGGGAGCTGGAGGGCCTGAGTCGGGTGGACCTGGCTTCTCGGCTGGTTTTGAGGTACGGAGCGCAGGAGGCTGTGAAAATGGTGTGCAAGGTGCTGCAGGTCATGAACCTGTTAGAACTCGTGGACCAGCTCAGCCACATCTGTCTAAATG ATTACAGAGAAACATACCGAGAGTACATACGCTGCCTGGAGGAGAGGCAAGAAGAGGGAGTCAGCCGCACCTACAACCAGCTGCTCCTGGTGGCCACTGCCAGCCTGGGAAGCCCTGAGcctgagcaggagcagggctCTGTCACAGTGGAGGCTCTGTTTGATCCGGGGGAGatgcccaccccaggcccagccacagtgGTGCTGCAGGGACCCGCTGGCACAGGCAAGACAACACTGGCAAGAAAAATGGTGCTGGACTGGGCCACTGGCACGCTGTACAAAGACCGGTTTGATTATGTCTTTTACGTGAGCTGCAGAGAAGTGGTCCTGCTGCCGGAGGGCACGCTGGACCAGCTCCTGCTCTGGTGCTGTGGGGACAGTAAGGCGCCCGTCACCGAGATCCGGAGGCAGCCGGAGCGGCTCCTGTTCATCCTGGATGGCTACGATGAGCTTCAGAGGCCCTTTGCCAAGAGGCTGAAGAGGCTGGGGCCCAGCCCCGCGCAGGACACGCTGCGCCGGCTCATCCGGAGAGAGGTACTGCCCACGTGCTCCCTGCTCATCACCACGCGGCCCCTGGCTCTGCGGAACCTGCAGTCCTTGCTCAGACAACCGCGCCATGTCCACGTCCGAGGCTTCTCTGAGGAATCGAGGGAGAAGTATGTCCAGtcctatttcacagatggggagcAAGCCCAGAAGGCCTTTGACTTCATACGTGGAAATGAGGTTCTCTACCAAGCATGTCTGGTTCCAGGCATCTGCTGGGTGGTCTGCTCCTGGCTGAAGGGGCAGATGGAGAGAGGCGGGGAGGTCTCAGAGACTCCCAGTAGTGGCACCGACATCTTCATGGCCTACGTCTCCACCTTCCTGCCGCCCAGTGACAACGAGGATCCCTCCGAGCTCACCCGAGACAGGGTCCTGAGGGGTCTGTGCTCCTTGGCAGCCGAGGGGATCCAGCACCAGAGATTCCTGTTTGAAGAAGCTGACCTCAGGAAGCACAGCTTAGATGGGCCCAGCCTGGCTGCTTTCCTGAGCAGCCAGGATTACCAAGAGGGGCTTGACATCAAGAAGTTCTACAGCTTCCGCCACATCAGCTTCCAGGAGTTTTTTCACGCCATGTCCTACCTGATGAAAGAGGACCAGAGCCAGCTGGGGGAAGAGTCCCTCAGGGAGGTGAACAGGCTGCTGGGTGACAGGGAGCAGGCGGCGGGGGAGGAGATGACCCTCAGCATGCAGTTTCTATTGGACATATCGAAAAAAGAGAGCTCCTCCAACTTGGAGCTCACGTTCTGCTTCAAAATCTCCCCCTCGATAAAGCAGGATCTGAAGAATTTCAAAGAGCAGATGAGCTCTCTAAAGCATAGCAAGACCTGGGAGTGGGACTTCTTCCTGAATGAGGCTAAAATGAAGAGTCTGGCAAACTGTGTTCAGATGAGCAATGTGGCGATTAGGATGGAACATTCAAATGAAAAGAAATCCCACAGCAAGAGCTCATTTTCTGTCAAAACCAGCTTGAGTGATGCCAAGAAAGAGGAGCGAAAATGTCTAGTTGTGAACGAAGGGAATGTAGCAGGGACACAGAAGCAGGCTGCTAATGGGAAAAGCAGAGGGAAGAGGAACTAG
- the LOC132242204 gene encoding olfactory receptor 10A3-like isoform X2, whose protein sequence is MYPTDMNRQNQSSVAEFILLGFSNFPELQEQLFGVFLIIYLATLMGNAIIIVIISLEQSLHVPMYLFLLNLSVVDVSFSAVIMPQMLVVLSTEKMSISFASCFAQMYFILFFGGAECFLLGAMAYDRFAAICHPLSYPMLMNKRVFMKLVMFSWVSGVIVATVQTTWVFSFPFCGPSEINHISCETPPVLELACADTFLFEIYAFTGTILIIMVPFLLILLSYIRILFAILKMPSTTGRQKAFSTCASHLTSVTLFYGTASMTYLQPKSGYSPETKKLMSLAYSLLTPLLNPLIYTLRNSEMKRALMKFWRRKVDLHTF, encoded by the coding sequence ATGTACCCTACTGACATGAACAGGCAGAATCAAAGCTCTGTGGCTGAATTCATCCTCTTGGGCTTTTCTAACTTTCCTGAGCTCCAAGAGCAGCTCTTTGGGGTTTTCTTGATTATTTACCTGGCGACCCTGATGGGAAATGCCATCATCATAGTCATCATCTCCCTGGAACAGAGCCTCCACGTTCCCATGTACCTGTTCCTCCTGAACTTGTCTGTGGTGGATGTGAGTTTCAGTGCAGTCATTATGCCTCAAATGCTGGTGGTTCTCTCCACTGAGAAAATGTCAATTTCATTTGCGAGTTGTTTTGCACAGatgtatttcattcttttctttggtGGGGCTGAATGTTTTCTCCTGGGGGCAATGGCTTATGACAGATTTGCTGCAATCTGCCATCCTCTGAGCTACCCAATGCTTATGAACAAAAGGGTTTTCATGAAATTAGTAATGTTCTCATGGGTCTCAGGGGTCATCGTGGCTACTGTGCAAACTACGTGGGTTTTTAGTTTTCCCTTTTGTGGCCCTAGTGAGATCAACCATATCTCTTGTGAGACGCCCCCAGTGCTGGAGCTTGCATGTGCAGACACCTTTTTATTTGAAATCTATGCATTCACTGGCACCATTTTGATCATCATGGTTCCTTTCTTGTTGATACTCTTGTCTTACATTCGAATCCTCTTTGCCATCCTGAAGATGCCATCAACCACTGGGAGACAAAAGGCCTTTTCCACCTGTGCCTCCCATCTCACGTCTGTCACCCTCTTCTATGGCACAGCCAGTATGACTTATTTACAACCCAAATCTGGCTACTCCCCAGAAACCAAGAAACTGATGTCATTGGCTTACTCACTTCTCACGCCTCTGCTGAATCCACTGATCTACACCTTGCGAAACAGTGAGATGAAAAGAGCTTTGATGAAATTCTGGCGAAGAAAAGTAGATTTGCACACATTCTGA